In Zingiber officinale cultivar Zhangliang chromosome 3A, Zo_v1.1, whole genome shotgun sequence, the DNA window CGCTCAGCGACAGGTGGTCCTTCGGATGATGTTACAGATGTAGTGGATGTTTTTAATGGGGCAAGATTTGTTGCTTGCTACTTTTGCACAAGTGCTTGTGCTTTCGCCATTACAAGCAAGTTGAAATCTTCTTGTGACAAAGCTACAATTAGTTTTTTGGTGTCATCCATCTTCACGATCTAGATCAAGCAGAGaggttcccacagacggcaccaaatttgatcatgtctggaAGTAATGAGGGTGGATCGCCGGTGATGTGGCGTGTTGGTTGATTGGCAACAAGAACTCCTAAGAAAAGAAGGAAATTATCAGTAAGTGGGCCAAGGGAGTCCTTGGCACAGCTACACGGACGATCAAGCCAAAAAATGATGGTGGAGCAAAGCAAGCAGTAGCAAGTAGAAGGAGATGCGTAAGTGTGTGTGCGCGTATACCTGTGTAGAAGAACTCTCTTTTATAATGCCCTCACAACCTCCGCAATAATGAAGCATTATCATGCAATTCATCAATCTGTCTCATCATCAAGCTTATACCATGCCCATCAATCACATCGGTATAAAGCAGACGTATCTCGTAAGTATCTACACATAGATATGATTCTCTAACAAACCCACGTGTTGTATTAATGACAGTAACTAGACTTTTAGGCCGAGAGTCCTCTTGTGCTGCTAGTTAGAAGATGAGTTTCTTAGGGAACCCATTTATGTATGTGATCTAACAGGGTCGTAGTAATATTCTCAAAGGAAGCAGAGTTTGATGGGTGGTCTGGCAAGTCAACATTGACTCTTTTAGGGCTCGTCCAATCGGCATAACCGGTTGGGAGAGTGGGGATAGAGTCCCAACCGAATCTAGTTCAAACCAGGAATGAGCTCTTAGATAGCCTTTTTGATTGACAAGGCCGATCGGGAGTGAGGGGAGCTAAGTCCCCCATAATTTGGTTTGCTTTGGGTGTGGGGCCCAAAGAGAACCTGTCCAATCGGCAGGGCCGATCGGGAGTGAGGGGAGCTGAGCCTCGAGCGAGATCGGTCAACGTCGGGAGTGAGACCCATAGAGAACCTGCTCGATAGACAGGGCCGATTGAGAATGAGTGGAGCTGAGCCCTAAGTGAGACTGATCCGCACCGAGAATGGGGCCCATAAAGAACTTGTCCAATCAGCATGATCGATTGAGAGTGAAGGGAGTTGAGTCCTGAGTGAGATCGATCCATTCTGGGAGTGAAGCCTACAGGGAACTTGTTTGATCGACAGGGCTGATAGAAAGTGAAGAAccctactaaactagctattcTGTTATCTGCCCTATCAAGGACTTTAACTGACATCTATACAAACTCATTGACCCTTTTTCCAGCCGCATGAGTTTAGCTGAGTTGGCAAGTGGTAGGTTGATTGCCACATAAGATCTTGGGGTTGAATCTCGAGACTGGCGAGGCGTAAATCCCTGCAACCCATGTAAACTCACCCCACTTGCACATTACCTTCTGGTTTCgctgtcacatactcattataataaTATATCTCTTTCAAACACATTCtttttaacattaacactcattatttatggatTCCATCATCCATTTAAtcaatcttaaaattatatcatattaaataaatatattttaaaatatttaaaatattattattattataaatattacttttaaaaaaaatactgttttttaaaaaataatattaaaatttttactgttaaaaaaaataaggatactaaataaatattataatatcTCTTTAACATCTCGTTATAGGTGCCCTTATGATTGCAAGACGGAATCAATGTTCATATGACAATTAATCCACCTCACGGATTGATTCTCCGATAAGAGCACTGCTCCAGTGCAACAGAATCAACAGCTAAAGCATCCTCCGGAAACGGGCACGACTCCGGCTCACCTCGCTTCAACTGAAGCTGAGCGCAAGGTGGTGGACTCACGCTAGCGGACACACCCTCCACGTCGGTGCAGTCCCATATCGGATTTTTCGACCTAATCACCTCCACCGTCACGTTCGAGATGCATATCCCAGTGAAGGGTGCGCCCGGAATGCCCTGCAACTTGGCCGCCATCGTCACGTTCTCCGCCACCACGTCGCTATAGCTGATACCCTCCACCACGGGAACGGCGCCAGGGTCGTACCCTTCGTCCGGGTGCTGCCTGTATCTGCCGGTCATCCAGAAGACCCACTTCATGGTGTGCAGGTTCATCCTCCTCACGAATATGTCCCTCACGTAGCCGCCTCTTCCGACGGCCGTCTTGATGCGGACGCCGGATTCGGAGTCGATGGCCGTGATGTCCTCAGCTCGCACGTCATGGATGCCGCCGGACATCTCGCTGCCGAGGGCGATGACGGCGCTGGTCGGGGAGATGCAGGTGAGCCTTCGGATCAGAATGTGTTGGCTTGGCATGTTGAATTTGATGCCGTACTCGTCCCAGCCGCTCTTGATGGCGATGCAATCGTCGCCGGAGACGATGTAGCAGTCTTCGATGCGGACATTGGAACAGGAGTCTGCCAAGCGGGAGACCAATATCGACTTTAAAATAAATTCTACACAATGTTACAGTATTGTTTTTATAAAATACCTGGATTTATTCCATCTGTATTTGGTGAGTAGACCGGTGCAAGAATTGTGACGGCGGACACAACAACATCACTGCACAATAGCAAATTTGTTTTGCGCTTGTTTAATCCTGAACTAAAACAAAAGGACAACAACAAAAAAAGAAAgtgaaaaaataagggataaagaaTGATCTCTGACCTGCTATAAACTGGATGGAGATTCCATGAGGGAGAGTCGATCAACGTGACGTTGGATATCAGGATTTGACTGGAGTACATGATCTCGATGAGGTATCCACGAGTAAAATTGAGTTCTTTGCTTTGGAACTTGTCCCACCAGGTTTGACCCTGTCCATTGATAGTCCCATTGTCCCCTGGTGTTGACCAAGCAATTAAAGCATCAAAACCAGAGCAGTTTGATATACATCCAAATGGAGATCTATTACAGATTGCATTGCAATAATACTGCGTATACGATTAGATATTATGATAAAACTCTTACCTGTGATTACCACATCAGTTAAGTTATATCCGGTGATGAGATTGCTGTATCTGCCACCAGGTAAGTCTCTCCCTCTTCCATAGGACGGCAAGGGATCGATGATCGGCCATGCGCAGATATCCTGAGAAATCATACTGCTCTGAGTTCAAATTCCATGTCcagtaaagttttttaaaagaggaAAACCTTATCCCTTCATTTCCACCCATTCCGCATGAATCCCAATCCCGTAAAGTCAATCAATATCGATCCCTTGATTTCCATCCATTCCTTCCCTTTAGTACAAAAGAGTGAAGTGTTTATTTGATTTAGCAGATTAAACGTGCATGGAACTTGGGAGGTTCAAAACtgtatttgaaaaatcataacaGCTAACCAGGCTTTGCAGAAGGgaa includes these proteins:
- the LOC122052924 gene encoding probable polygalacturonase isoform X1, which produces MLMVRTISSSTCPNLVIDLPNKIQCCSLEKFTKIDSLIPSTLTRSTKLEVQQKREGETVNSPILMTNLLETTCSASALLTVSRWASKIVLFAVLAASFIGNAGCRPNHRRKGGDGWRLVEEVIDYTSSGAGGCRAHVASLTDFGGVGDGVTSNTAAFAAAVSSLSQVACQGGAMLVVPAGRWLTGPFNLTSHFTLFLHRDAIILATQDICAWPIIDPLPSYGRGRDLPGGRYSNLITGYNLTDVVITGDNGTINGQGQTWWDKFQSKELNFTRGYLIEIMYSSQILISNVTLIDSPSWNLHPVYSSDVVVSAVTILAPVYSPNTDGINPDSCSNVRIEDCYIVSGDDCIAIKSGWDEYGIKFNMPSQHILIRRLTCISPTSAVIALGSEMSGGIHDVRAEDITAIDSESGVRIKTAVGRGGYVRDIFVRRMNLHTMKWVFWMTGRYRQHPDEGYDPGAVPVVEGISYSDVVAENVTMAAKLQGIPGAPFTGICISNVTVEVIRSKNPIWDCTDVEGVSASVSPPPCAQLQLKRGEPESCPFPEDALAVDSVALEQCSYRRINP
- the LOC122052924 gene encoding probable polygalacturonase isoform X2, translated to MGQSIRRFHASKIVLFAVLAASFIGNAGCRPNHRRKGGDGWRLVEEVIDYTSSGAGGCRAHVASLTDFGGVGDGVTSNTAAFAAAVSSLSQVACQGGAMLVVPAGRWLTGPFNLTSHFTLFLHRDAIILATQDICAWPIIDPLPSYGRGRDLPGGRYSNLITGYNLTDVVITGDNGTINGQGQTWWDKFQSKELNFTRGYLIEIMYSSQILISNVTLIDSPSWNLHPVYSSDVVVSAVTILAPVYSPNTDGINPDSCSNVRIEDCYIVSGDDCIAIKSGWDEYGIKFNMPSQHILIRRLTCISPTSAVIALGSEMSGGIHDVRAEDITAIDSESGVRIKTAVGRGGYVRDIFVRRMNLHTMKWVFWMTGRYRQHPDEGYDPGAVPVVEGISYSDVVAENVTMAAKLQGIPGAPFTGICISNVTVEVIRSKNPIWDCTDVEGVSASVSPPPCAQLQLKRGEPESCPFPEDALAVDSVALEQCSYRRINP
- the LOC122052924 gene encoding probable polygalacturonase isoform X3 codes for the protein MGQSIRRFHIVLFAVLAASFIGNAGCRPNHRRKGGDGWRLVEEVIDYTSSGAGGCRAHVASLTDFGGVGDGVTSNTAAFAAAVSSLSQVACQGGAMLVVPAGRWLTGPFNLTSHFTLFLHRDAIILATQDICAWPIIDPLPSYGRGRDLPGGRYSNLITGYNLTDVVITGDNGTINGQGQTWWDKFQSKELNFTRGYLIEIMYSSQILISNVTLIDSPSWNLHPVYSSDVVVSAVTILAPVYSPNTDGINPDSCSNVRIEDCYIVSGDDCIAIKSGWDEYGIKFNMPSQHILIRRLTCISPTSAVIALGSEMSGGIHDVRAEDITAIDSESGVRIKTAVGRGGYVRDIFVRRMNLHTMKWVFWMTGRYRQHPDEGYDPGAVPVVEGISYSDVVAENVTMAAKLQGIPGAPFTGICISNVTVEVIRSKNPIWDCTDVEGVSASVSPPPCAQLQLKRGEPESCPFPEDALAVDSVALEQCSYRRINP